DNA from Daucus carota subsp. sativus chromosome 1, DH1 v3.0, whole genome shotgun sequence:
ACAATTCGAGAGAAAGGTGTCATTTCAAAACCATTTTGGGTTTCTAGTCTCGAAGTCGGGCTCATTTCTACTTCCCTTATGGGCTTCAGTTGGAATTTTAGAAACTCAAAACTATTTTGGGCTTTTAGTCTCAAAATCGGTCTTCATTTCTGTAGGCTTCTATTCCGCTTTCTTAttcttttatgttattattttttaaacaaaagaaTAGCTAGTGATGCTTtttcgttaaaaaaaaaaagctattGACGCTTTTCCGCAAATTGTGATaatgcataatttttttttaagaaaaatgataAAGAAGGAAGTGactaattatctttatgagagACTCGAGAGTATGTGTTCgctaaaatatttagttaagatgacaattatataaaatttattaagctTGTAAAATGTTTTGGATGATCGGTAcattttagttataatatttaaaaagaatttaattattataaataaaatattttagataacatataatatattcaacaaaatataaaaaagcacATCAGAATAACTTTTTAACATATATTGTGATTTATAACCTGGCAGGCTggcatgtatatttaattaagctattcatttatttagttacaatatattaatgatttccATAAATGATATATGTAATACGTTAAAGATTCccaatttaattgattaattttcaataactttttataaaatgaacaatttgatttttgaaatacaattaattttatgaatttatcttaattgaaatacaaatccggttaattttatgaatttatcttaatatatatatatatataataattaattaaaattaaaatattatattattttaaatatgaataattgtaaaatttatgatacgataaatatatatttgttaatagaTAACTAGTAatatataataactaaatatcaaataaaattttttaatattaaaacacatCCAATTTCACTCCAATTTATCGGAATGGGTGACTAATTAATTAACTCTGATTTACGATGGTTATGTGTCATAACTCCTACATTATACGATTATTTATACTATTAATAGATATATCTAGTTGTTATTTGGTCGAactaaataaacataaaatctttgttgaatttaaaatttttatctaattatttatataataccaACAAAAATATCAGAATTTCCGGTGACTTTTACATGGGCATTTGTCATCCCAATTTTATTAGATAATCATTAATCATCATATATTCATTGTTTCTTGTTATATGAGTTCAGCACAGTTGCCATTATGATAAAAATGTAACTCAATAATAATAGTGTAACGCGTTTTCTAGGTTAAAAACCTACCAAACTTAAACCATGAGAGTCCGGAGGAAATTTTAGCTCTAGATTTTAAATCGGAGAAGCTGCCGGATGGGAGAAGATGACAGATGGATCAATATATCTCATTTCTCATCTCATCTAATATCTCAAATTAATATCCACTTTAACATTTGAAAACTTGACAAATggaaaaatatgaattattatttataacatctaAATAATACTATAgttaaacaatatttaattcTCTTAGAATAATTCAAATTTCCTATTTTTCGGGACagagaaataatattttctattgACATATgttttcttattatttattatcgAGAACTAAATCAATGAATAAAATtccaataaaaaatataaaataaatttttcccTCAAAGAATGTTTTCCATGTCAAGAAAAATGGACATCcatgtattaaaatattaataaaatagataataaattataaaataataaatttggaagtATATATTGTGTGCAATTTAATGgcttatatataacaaataatattgTTTATTTCATCATAATAACTCATTATTTTGTATCCTTACAAACCCCTCAACACAATCCAAAGACTTTCAATTAGTATGTATTGGTTTATAAACTTTGATTTCTTCGAATGAATAATTTAGAATGATTAAATGAATCTAAAAATTTTGCAGTCCAAACTTTTAACACAAAATCTTTGTGCGACTCaactttgttttttattttttttgtcatattagTGAGCCTCAACTTAGACCAAGAACATCCAAGAAACTCCAACTTTGAGGAGTTTCCTCAGTTAAACACCTAAACATACTAAGATATTCAGACACAAGCTCACGAGATTTTtcatatatcatcatctgaaatGGCATTACACTTGCCACTTCAGGCATCATTCTCCACCAGTGCCAGTGGTGGTTCTTCTTCTTCGTGCAGAGCCTTATCCTTATGTCTATCTTTTAGTCATCATCATTCACAGCCACTTGTTTTACAGCATACAAGGAGGTGTAGCAGCTCTGTAGTTTTAGCTAATAAAGAAGACACTGAAGTAGTGGTTAATTCGATACAACAACAAGAATCGGAGTCTGAGCCTGACCCTGATCCTCAGGACCTTGAATATGTCAACCAAATCAAAagggtctctctctctctctctctctctctctctctctctctctctctctctctctctctctccctctctctccccctccctctccctcccccctctctctctccctctccccctccctctcatAATTTGCATGATTGCCATTTGTGtgtgttattatgtgttttaaTATGTAATCACCCTTTAATTACTTATTGCTGAGGACCTAATCTTTTTGTAGGTGTTGGAGCTTTTGAAGAAAAACAGGGACATGCTCTTTAGTGAGGTGATTCGCCACTTTTTACCTTTACTCTTATATTTGATGTAATTGGTTTAAGCAGTGGAGATTCTTGAAGAGTCGAAAAAGTTGTATATAGTTATGTTAGAGAAAGTCCAAATGCATTGCCAGAGTATAGAACTACAGTTATAAGATGACTCCGATGCATAGCTATAATTGGATGAAAATTTGCATAAACTGTAATTGGCTTTACCAATGAGACCAAATTATGGCTATAGATATGTTTGCCACTATTAAAAAAGGAAGGGAATTATCTTTGCTGCATTagtttaacttaaatataatgATGCTATAGCCATTTTAGCATTAACATTGGAGTTTAGGTTATATCTTAGCACCAAAAAACCACTATATGGTACCAAATACAGAAATAGCTAAAGCCATTGTGGCATCAGGATTGGGCTTGCCCTTAATATGTACTAATAACTTTTGCTATCCAGAAAAGGGGTTAGCGCAACTTGTTTCGCGCTTGCCTTTCATCGCAATGTAATGATTCCGTCATTCTATGTAATATAATAGAGATCCTGTCATATTTCTTTGTTTTGTGATATCCAGTATCTACCCGGATATATTGTCATTGTCAATGTAAATTGTCCATACATATGTAGGGAATATGCACGATCATGCAAAGTACAAATTCAACTCTTTGATTAGACCACATAGAGTGCCTTTCTGATTTCCAGGCCTGCTGAAGTTATTGGTGCTTCTTACCAAGCATAATGATAAACATGTAGTGgctaaattttcattttcagtGTCTTATTTTTTGGAATCTGTAGGTTAAGTTGACGGTGATGATCGAGGATCCAAGAGATGTTGAGAGGAGAAGGTTGCTCGGGATTGATGATATTGATGCCCCAACAAGGGATGAATTAGCTGAAGCATTAGAAGAAGTAAGTCCCGTGTTTCCTCTGCCCAGAGCTAAATTTATGTATGAAACAAATAATTCCATAGCACTTAATTGAAATTGCTATTATTACCTTGTTTCAAGTTAAAGATATATCCAATATAAGCATGCTTTTGAAAATCTTGCACAACCATCCACTGACCGCAGGCAGCTGGAACCTTTGCCCAGCTGTCATAAGTCTTTAACATTTTGAGAGCATAAAAGTTCCAAAGCTTGTTAACAAATAAACACTACCTAAGCTTTCACTACTTTTATTAGTCCACGGAGACTATTTGGCGGATGAAAATCAAGCAGTTCTGTGTCCTCAAGGTTTTAACATAATATTGGCTTGTGGTGAAGAGAGGATTTGAATTAAGGGTACTACAAATAATTTGTTAACAGTAGAAGTTAAACTTGAGCCTATTTGTGAGTTATATGGACCTTTTTGCATTGTGTTTTTAACACTGGACCTGTCGATTCTTCTCATATTGGCCGAATATACATCATGCAAATCAAAGTGATAAGCATATTTTGGTTCCTTTCTGCTACAAAAGATTGAAAGACGtgataaataaaatagaaaaaaagaaaaatacatcATAGAATTGGTTTTCTTATATGGATGTCAACTAACAGCCACAGTTTGATGTATTTGGATCATTCACTGCAGAATTTGCTTTCCCAACAAGATTTTCAAATCCTGTTTTCCTTTCTTAATTTCATTTGTCTAGGTAAATGAAGGGAAGATTCCGAAAGATCGTGTTGTGCTTCAAATGCTTGCAGAAGAAATGATGCAATGGCCAAACTTAGAGGTACCTTTGCAACTCTGTAGGAACAATAATTAtggaatatatattttatctgcAATTGTTATTATCCTCTTCTCATGTACTTTAAAGTTTTATGGTTTCTGTGAGTTTTATTTGTCCTGGCTATATTATTATGAATTTGCTTATAAAAGTCTACTTATCAGAAAGTAATGGTGGTGAATAAATGTCATATTATTAACTTAGTTGTTTGCTTAGTAGTGCATTTTCTTTTCCACAAAATGTATTACCTTTGTGGCTTCTGTTGATAGATGCATTACTGTAATAGGTGTTACCTATATATATCAGTATCTGCTTGCATTCCCCCTGTTGTTTGAGGTTAAATGGAGGGTCACACAGTGGATGCTCAGTTTGAATTGTTTAGATTCTTCATCTGCTTGCTTCTGAGCAACGTGAAAAGTCAATGTGGTATAGGAAACCACGGCACCATGCAAATCTTCCAGCTCTAGATGCCCTAACTATTTTCATGCTCTGACATTTCTCTTGACATATAAGCTGACTTCCAAAAAAATAGTCTGAAGCTCAATAATGTTTCTTGATATCCTCATGTTAATTATGTAATAGTCTTATGTTGTTACTTGACAGGttgaaataaaaaagaaaggACCGCGCAAATCTCTCTATGCTAAAGCCACAGATACTGGGGTAGATCCTGCAGTTGCCGCAAAGAGACTGAAGGTTGATTGGGATTCAGCTGCTGAAATTGATGATTCTGATTTCAAAGATGAACGTGATGTGCCTTCAGTTCTGGTCAGTTTATATACCTGTaaactataatatttatttttgcagTTATTCTggtttttataaaagaaaacgCTAAACAAGGCCTCTCAGTATTAGAAATAGAAGACTCACTTTAGATTGgggaaaattttataattaaaacacaGCCTGGACAACAATTAAAACCAACTAAACT
Protein-coding regions in this window:
- the LOC108207282 gene encoding ycf3-interacting protein 1, chloroplastic; this translates as MALHLPLQASFSTSASGGSSSSCRALSLCLSFSHHHSQPLVLQHTRRCSSSVVLANKEDTEVVVNSIQQQESESEPDPDPQDLEYVNQIKRVLELLKKNRDMLFSEVKLTVMIEDPRDVERRRLLGIDDIDAPTRDELAEALEEVNEGKIPKDRVVLQMLAEEMMQWPNLEVEIKKKGPRKSLYAKATDTGVDPAVAAKRLKVDWDSAAEIDDSDFKDERDVPSVLGFGALYLVSAFPIIIGISVVLILFYNSLQ